The Nodularia sp. LEGE 06071 genome contains the following window.
GGGGAGAATTATTGATTTTTGATGCGTCTAACAAGTTGGCAGTTAAAATCTTTGGGTATGGTGGTCATACCCTATGCTCTATTCCCATCTTAGGTAAAGTACCCATGCTCAGACGCTTATGTATTACTATTAGTGTCGCTATCCTTTGTCAGTTTAATGGTTCGTTAACCCTGGCAGAGACTAAAAAGCCGCAACAGCCGGATAAATTTGCGCCTAATCCCCTGGAAATTACCACACCTGATCCACTGTTACCGCCTGGAATTAATAAACAGCCGTTAACTCTCCCACAACAGCAAAGTTTGCAGCGGGCGTTGGATGAGTTGAATCAGGAAGCTACAGCCAAATTGCAAGCAGGAGATCAGGAAGCTGCTTTTGAGATTTGGAACCGGGAAGTACGCTTGCGGCGGTATTTGGGTACATTGGCGGAAGTAGAAGCATTATCGCGCTTTGGGGCGATCGCCTGGAAAGAAAATGCCGGTGAGCAGGTAAGATATATTACACAACGATTGCAAACTCTGCAAAAGTCAGCACAAAAACAAAAAATTGTGGATTTAGAATTAATGCGATCGCTTGGTGAAGCATACCAAAAATTGCGATCGCCTCAACTGGCTTTAGCAGTTTATCAGCAAATTTTAACAGCAGTAGAACAAAAACAAGATGCCGTCGCAGTGCTGGAAATCCTGACAACAATGGGCGAACTGCATTTGAGTTGGTTTGATTATCCCCAAGCAGCCGCCACCTATGAGAGATTATTAAATTTAACTGCTACCCAAAGCGATCGCACTAATGAGTTAGCATACCTGCAACAACTACGTTATATCTACCAGCAGACAAAACAACCCCAAGCCGCAGTGGATACGCTCAAAAGACTAGCAGAAATCTACGAACAGGAAAATAATCTCACGAAAATACCAGAATTGAAACTAGCCATTGGTGTAAATTATGAATCCCTGGCACAGGAAAATCCTAGTATACTCACGGAAGCATTTAACAACTATCAAGAAGCTTATCTCATGGCTGTGCGATCGCGCCAGTATGCTCGTGCTGGTGAAGCCTTGCAAAAGTTAGTTCCCCTCTATCGTAGCCAAGGACAAATAGATGAAGCCTTGCAAACTAGCCAAATTCTCATAGAGACACAAGAGAAAGCCATCAACTATTATGGCATGATGCAAGCTTACGACCAAATTGGGCAATTGTATCTAGAGCGTCAAGACTATCCCCAAGCACTCGCAGCCTTTCAAAAAGGATTAGAACTAGCTCAACAACTTAAACATGAAGAAACATATTTTACTGAGCAGATAGAGAAAGCCTCGCCAGCTAAACTTTAGCCGTAGGGTGGGTTAGCGCAGCGTAACCCACCATTCTATATTTTCTTTAGCTCAGGGACGGTTTTTCTACTCAGCTGATTAAATCCCTCCTCGCTTGCGGGGAGGGAAGACAAAGCATAGCTTTTACAGGGTGGAATTCCGGCTTTACACAGTTGTTCGCTCTAGTTTCTTCAC
Protein-coding sequences here:
- a CDS encoding tetratricopeptide repeat protein, which translates into the protein MLRRLCITISVAILCQFNGSLTLAETKKPQQPDKFAPNPLEITTPDPLLPPGINKQPLTLPQQQSLQRALDELNQEATAKLQAGDQEAAFEIWNREVRLRRYLGTLAEVEALSRFGAIAWKENAGEQVRYITQRLQTLQKSAQKQKIVDLELMRSLGEAYQKLRSPQLALAVYQQILTAVEQKQDAVAVLEILTTMGELHLSWFDYPQAAATYERLLNLTATQSDRTNELAYLQQLRYIYQQTKQPQAAVDTLKRLAEIYEQENNLTKIPELKLAIGVNYESLAQENPSILTEAFNNYQEAYLMAVRSRQYARAGEALQKLVPLYRSQGQIDEALQTSQILIETQEKAINYYGMMQAYDQIGQLYLERQDYPQALAAFQKGLELAQQLKHEETYFTEQIEKASPAKL